In Phycodurus eques isolate BA_2022a chromosome 10, UOR_Pequ_1.1, whole genome shotgun sequence, a genomic segment contains:
- the LOC133408807 gene encoding PAK4-inhibitor inka2-like, which yields MLCLRESGECLREHMHYMMRSLQDLKHLRRTCPAACRHARPPTSTQLPAVGVGSLAVAPLACRGRDQRTRLRISSASTASTYDSACCLAAPLEEEEDDDDEDDGRSSRLGLNSPSSHKSLDLDSGYSEASWQDEGVVLRRTRNVRVSSSACLRTNRAANGRVRPKSTSDACLERWTSFEAGDPEDWANALLTRGRSRQPLVLGDNSFADLVKNWMDLPDCPEPPEPKSKPRRRLGRSLLGNMRRKLAGLSKSVEERVRMRSADSHLSRTANAPKRLSCPVISSEPRVPFFHQSHSAIHELDTDFYNFAALMKSGSRQPIICKDIVGYV from the exons ATG CTGTGCCTGCGAGAGTCAGGCGAGTGTTTGAGGGAGCACATGCACTACATGATGAGGTCTCTCCAGGACCTGAAGCATCTGAGGAGGACGTGTCCCGCGGCCTGCAGACACGCTCGCCCTCCCACCAGCACCCAGCTCCCCGCCGTCGGCGTCGGCAGCCTCGCCGTAGCGCCGCTCGCCTGCCGGGGCAGAGATCAGCGCACGCGCCTTAGGATATCCAGCGCCAGCACGGCCAGCACCTACGACTCGGCCTGCTGCTTGGCTGCCCctctggaggaagaggaggacgacgacgacgaggacgaCGGTCGCAGCAGTCGTCTGGGCCTCAACTCGCCCAGCAGCCACAAGAGTTTGGACTTGGACTCCGGGTACTCGGAGGCGTCGTGGCAGGACGAGGGGGTGGTCCTCAGGAGGACGAGGAATGTGCGCGTGTCGTCCTCGGCCTGCCTCCGCACCAACAGGGCGGCGAACGGCCGCGTTCGGCCTAAATCGACGTCGGACGCTTGTCTAGAGAGGTGGACGTCCTTCGAGGCGGGCGACCCGGAAGACTGGGCCAACGCTTTGCTGACCAGAGGACGCAGCCGGCAACCTCTGGTTCTGGGAGACAACAGCTTTGCGGACCTCGTAAAGAACTGGATGGACCTACCCGATTGTCCCGAGCCCCCCGAGCCGAAATCCAAACCCAGACGCAGACTGGGAAGAAGCCTCTTGGGCAACATGCGGAGGAAGTTAGCCGGCTTGTCAAAGAGCGTGGAGGAGAGAGTGAGGATGAGGTCGGCGGACTCTCACCTCAGCAGAACCGCCAACGCGCCCAAGCGTCTCTCGTGTCCCGTCATCTCGTCCGAGCCGAGGGTCCCCTTTTTCCACCAGTCCCACTCGGCCATTCACGAGCTGGACACGGACTTTTACAACTTTGCTGCCCTCATGAAGTCGGGGAGCAGGCAGCCTATCATATGCAAGGACATCGTTGGCTATGTCTGA